The following coding sequences are from one Methanohalophilus halophilus window:
- a CDS encoding DUF473 domain-containing protein yields MEYVALTGISYDVVTDLKNHGLRTIEIRSPHNFFTTLNLNVGENIFLTSTSTQDLTAGTKGIIVKLMQHQVSTHRIINGTDNFYEEREMTMIRIQLQSKCVARVRKVLSNQIGQITLVDAEEMSFYDAR; encoded by the coding sequence ATGGAATATGTTGCTTTAACCGGAATCTCTTACGATGTAGTTACAGATCTTAAGAATCATGGCCTAAGGACGATTGAGATTAGAAGTCCTCATAATTTTTTCACGACACTGAATCTGAACGTAGGAGAAAATATTTTCCTTACTTCCACAAGTACACAGGATTTGACTGCAGGCACAAAGGGTATTATTGTAAAACTGATGCAGCATCAGGTTTCTACACATCGTATAATTAACGGTACGGATAATTTTTACGAGGAAAGAGAAATGACCATGATACGTATCCAGCTGCAATCTAAATGTGTGGCAAGGGTGAGGAAAGTGCTTTCCAACCAGATAGGGCAGATTACCCTTGTTGATGCCGAAGAAATGTCCTTCTATGATGCCCGTTGA
- a CDS encoding proteasome assembly chaperone family protein has product MSETDYKSDVHIITEKVKSEEPILIEGFPGIGLVGNIASQQIIEELDMEYIGSIESRYFPPIAVLYEGVINMPVRIYENPDLNLIMVVSDIPINPSVSYDVSKALVDWAQSVNVKEIISIAGIATASEEPLVFGAATTEEMLERIKEKVEIFQMGTISGISGSIMAECFMRKLPAISLLGATQTQNPDPRAAAAVIKILNDLCDYSIDTESLIEQAEKIEVEMQKLAEDVRTTEQPSSTRKEFPMYG; this is encoded by the coding sequence TTGTCGGAAACAGATTACAAAAGTGATGTACATATTATCACAGAGAAGGTAAAATCCGAAGAGCCTATTTTAATTGAAGGGTTCCCTGGTATCGGGCTTGTGGGTAATATTGCAAGTCAGCAAATAATTGAAGAACTTGATATGGAGTATATAGGTTCCATTGAATCCCGTTATTTCCCTCCTATAGCAGTGCTTTATGAGGGAGTAATCAACATGCCTGTAAGGATATATGAAAATCCGGATCTCAATCTTATAATGGTTGTGTCGGATATACCCATCAATCCTTCTGTTTCTTATGATGTAAGTAAGGCCCTTGTTGACTGGGCTCAGTCGGTAAATGTAAAGGAAATTATTTCAATTGCTGGAATTGCTACCGCGAGTGAAGAACCCCTTGTATTCGGTGCTGCTACAACTGAGGAGATGCTGGAGCGCATAAAAGAAAAAGTGGAAATCTTCCAGATGGGTACAATATCGGGTATATCCGGCAGTATTATGGCTGAATGCTTTATGCGTAAACTTCCTGCTATCAGTCTGCTGGGGGCTACACAAACCCAGAATCCGGATCCAAGAGCCGCTGCAGCTGTAATAAAGATATTAAATGACCTGTGCGATTACTCAATAGATACGGAAAGCCTGATCGAGCAGGCCGAAAAAATAGAAGTTGAGATGCAGAAACTTGCAGAAGATGTGCGGACCACGGAACAGCCTTCTTCCACCAGAAAAGAGTTCCCGATGTATGGGTGA
- a CDS encoding F420-dependent methylenetetrahydromethanopterin dehydrogenase has product MVKVGFIKLGNLGMSQVIDLVQDEIAAREGISTRVFGTGPKMDKETAASTEELKAWDPDFVVMISPNASAPGPKSARELWNDYPCIVVSDGPTKKDDRQALEDAGFGYIIMTVDPLIGAKTEFLDAVEMASFNSDAMKVLSTCGVVRLLQEELDAVTAQVDEGKSGADLELPHILAKPQKCIERAGFNNPYAKAKGLAALHMASKVAEVNMPACFILKEIEDVALTAATGHELMRAAAQLAIEAREIEKANDSVFRQPHSKKGVQLQKTKLYEKPQKV; this is encoded by the coding sequence ATGGTAAAAGTAGGATTTATCAAATTGGGTAACCTGGGTATGAGCCAGGTCATTGACCTTGTACAGGATGAAATCGCAGCCAGGGAAGGGATCAGCACCCGCGTGTTTGGTACTGGCCCCAAAATGGACAAGGAAACAGCAGCTTCTACTGAAGAATTGAAGGCATGGGATCCTGATTTTGTTGTAATGATCAGCCCCAATGCAAGTGCACCGGGCCCCAAATCTGCCCGTGAGTTATGGAATGACTATCCATGTATTGTCGTCTCTGACGGCCCTACCAAGAAAGATGACAGACAGGCTCTTGAGGATGCAGGTTTCGGTTACATTATAATGACCGTTGATCCTCTTATCGGTGCCAAGACAGAGTTCTTGGATGCTGTTGAAATGGCCTCCTTTAACTCTGATGCAATGAAGGTCCTTTCCACATGTGGTGTTGTCAGGCTTCTTCAGGAAGAACTGGATGCAGTAACTGCTCAGGTCGATGAAGGCAAATCCGGTGCAGACCTTGAACTTCCACACATTCTTGCAAAACCACAGAAATGCATTGAACGTGCAGGTTTCAATAATCCTTATGCTAAAGCAAAAGGGCTTGCAGCACTCCATATGGCAAGTAAGGTTGCTGAAGTCAACATGCCAGCCTGCTTCATCCTTAAAGAGATTGAAGATGTTGCTCTTACTGCAGCAACAGGCCATGAACTCATGCGTGCAGCCGCACAGCTTGCAATTGAAGCCAGGGAAATTGAGAAAGCCAACGATTCTGTGTTCAGGCAGCCTCATTCTAAGAAAGGTGTCCAGCTTCAGAAAACAAAACTTTATGAGAAACCACAGAAAGTGTAA
- the serB gene encoding phosphoserine phosphatase SerB, with the protein MIRFDEVTLASNSNRKFSKLIIFDMDSTLIDAECIDELALAAGVADKVAHITDRTMRGELDYHLALLERVKLLKGLEITKAKEAVEKIELMPGAKELLEHVQSLGYKTAMLSGGFTLSSDRVAKLLNIDYVYANTLEVKNGYLTGVVSGPMTQNLSKEVSFEEIARKNGFLPEDCIVVGDGANDVCIFKRAGYSIAFNPKPILHQHADVIISKKDLRALISVIDSLQ; encoded by the coding sequence ATGATCAGGTTTGATGAAGTGACTTTAGCCAGCAATTCTAACAGAAAATTTTCTAAACTGATTATTTTTGATATGGACAGCACCCTAATAGATGCTGAGTGTATCGATGAACTTGCACTTGCTGCAGGAGTGGCAGACAAAGTTGCACATATTACAGATCGCACAATGAGAGGAGAACTCGATTACCATCTGGCTCTTCTGGAAAGAGTGAAACTCCTTAAAGGTCTGGAAATAACAAAGGCAAAGGAAGCGGTTGAAAAGATCGAACTAATGCCTGGTGCAAAAGAACTCCTTGAGCATGTACAATCCCTTGGATACAAAACTGCAATGTTATCCGGAGGATTTACTCTTTCCTCTGACAGGGTTGCAAAATTACTCAACATCGATTACGTATATGCCAACACTCTAGAGGTTAAAAATGGATATCTGACAGGTGTAGTGTCTGGCCCTATGACACAAAACCTTTCAAAGGAAGTTTCCTTTGAAGAAATTGCCAGAAAGAATGGCTTCCTACCTGAAGATTGTATCGTGGTAGGAGATGGGGCAAATGATGTCTGTATATTTAAGAGAGCAGGTTATTCAATTGCATTCAATCCAAAACCAATTCTCCATCAACATGCAGATGTCATAATTTCGAAGAAGGACCTTAGGGCCTTAATCTCCGTGATTGATTCACTACAATAA